In Clupea harengus chromosome 25, Ch_v2.0.2, whole genome shotgun sequence, one genomic interval encodes:
- the LOC105900463 gene encoding myosin-7-like: MGDAVMREFGKAASFLRKSDRERLEAQTRVFDMKKECFVPDPEVEYVKASVTSRDGDKVTVLTETGKSVTVKEEDVLPQNPPKFDKIEDMAMFTFLHEPAVLFNLKERYAAWMIYTYSGLFCVTVNPYKWLPVYDQYVVNAYRGKKRTEAPPHIFSISDNAYQYMLADRENQSVLITGESGAGKTVNTKRVIQYFASIAAVSGKKDAASEKKGTLEDQIIQANPALEAFGNAKTIRNDNSSRFGKFIRIHFAASGKLASADIETYLLEKSRVTYQLKAERDYHIFYQILSQKKPELLEMLLITSNPFDYAYISQGETTVASINDADELMSTDEAFDVLGFTVEEKNSIYKLTGAIMHHGNMKFKQKQREEQAEADGTEDADKSAYLMGLNSADLLKGVCHPRVKVGNEWVTKGQSVQQVYYGISALAKSVYEKMFLWMVVRINQSLDTRQPRQYFIGVLDIAGFEIFDYNTFEQLCINFTNEKLQQFFNHHMFVLEQEEYKKEGIEWTFIDFGMDLQACIDLIEKPMGIMSILEEECMFPKASDATFKAKLYDNHLGKSNNFQKPRVVKGKPEAHFSLVHYAGTVDYNIYNWLVKNKDPLNETVVGLYQKSSLKLLSILFANYAGESDSKGKGGAKKKGSSFQTVSALHRENLNKLMTNLRSTHPHFVRCLIPNETKTPGAMENPLVMHQLRCNGVLEGIRICRKGFPNRILYGDFKQRYRILNPSSIPEGQFIDSKKSAEKLLGSLDIDHNQYKLGHTKVFFKAGLLGLLEEMRDDRLALIITSIQARSRGLLARVEFQKILERRDSLLVIKWNIRAFMGVKNWPWMMLYFKIKPLLKSAETEKEMANMKEEFTKLKEAFAKSEVRRKELEEKMVSVLQEKNDLQLSVQAEQDNLSDAEERCEGLIRSKIQFEAKIKELTERLEDEEEMNSDMTAKKRKLEDECSELKKDIDDLELTLAKVEKEKHATENKAKNLTEEMVGLDEIIAKLTKEKKALQEAHQQSLDDLQSEEVKVNTLTKAKAKLEQQVDDLEGSLEQEKKVRMDLERAKRKLEGDLKLTQESLMDLENDKQQLEEQLKKKDFEMSQLTSKIEDEQTMVIQLQKKWKELQARIEELEEELEAERAARAKVEKQRADLARELEEISERLEEAGGATASQIEMNKKREAEFQKLRRDLEEATLQHETTAATLRKKQADSVADLGEQIDNLQRVKQKLEKEKSELRLELDDVVSSMEHVVKNKANLEKMCRTLEDQMNEFRTRAEEGQRSISDFNMQRARLQTENAELSRQVEEKDSLVSQLTRGKLSYTQQIEDLKRQLEEEVKAKNALAHAVQSARHDCDLLREQYEEEQEAKAELQRSMSKANSEVAQWRTKYETDAIQRTEELEDSKKKLAQRLQDAEEAVEAVNAKCSSLEKTKHRLHNEIEDLMVDVERSNAAAAVLDKKQRNFDKVLAEWKQKFEESQTELESSQKEARALSTELFKLKNSYEEALDHLETMKRENKNLQEEISDLTEQLGESGKSVHELEKNRKQLDQEKTEIQGALEEAEASLEHEESKILRAQLEFNQVKADIERKLTEKDEETEQAKRNQQRVIDILQSSLESETRSRNEALRIKKKMESDLNEMEIQLSQANRQAAESQKHLRGIHANLKDAQLQLDESLRANDDLKENFAIVERRNSLQQAELEELRNVVEQTERGRKLAEQELLDVSERVQLLHSQNTSLLNQRKKLENDTSQLQGEVEEAVQECRNAEEKAKKAITDAAMMAEELKKEQDTSAHLERMKKNMEQTIKDLQHRLDEAEQIAMKGGKKQIQKLEARVRELENEVEMEQKQSSDSIKGLRKYERRIKELTYQNEEDKKNLSRLQDLVDKLQLKVKAYKRNAEEAEEQSNTNMGKFRKIQHELDEAEERADIAESQVNKLRAKSRDVGPKVSSIATI, encoded by the exons ATGGGAGACGCCGTCATGAGGGAGTTCGGGAAGGCAGCCTCCTTTCTCCGAAAGTCTGACAGGGAACGTCTGGAGGCTCAGACCCGTGTGTTCGACATGAAGAAGGAGTGCTTTGTGCCCGACCCTGAGGTGGAGTATGTGAAGGCCTCCGTCACCAGCAGGGATGGTGACAAAGTCACTGTCCTGACTGAGACGGGAAAG TCTGTGACGGTGAAGGAGGAAGATGTCCTTCCTCAGAACCCGCCCAAGTTTGATAAAATTGAAGACATGGCGATGTTCACCTTCCTCCATGAGCCTGCTGTGCTGTTTAACCTCAAAGAGCGTTACGCAGCATGGATGATCTAC ACCTACTCTGGGCTTTTCTGTGTGACTGTCAACCCCTACAAGTGGCTGCCAGTGTACGACCAGTACGTGGTTAATGCCTACAGAGGCAAGAAGAGGACTGAAGCTCCACCTCATatcttctccatctctgacaATGCTTACCAGTATATGTTGGCAG acagaGAAAACCAGTCAGTCCTAATCAC TGGAGAATCTGGTGCTGGGAAGACTGTCAATACCAAAAGAGTCATTCAGTACTTTGCTAGTATTGCAGCAGTATCTGGAAAAAAGGATGCAGCCTCCGAGAAAAAA GGTACCCTAGAGGATCAAATCATCCAGGCTAACCCAGCTCTTGAGGCTTTTGGTAATGCAAAGACCATCAGAAATGACAACTCGTCAAGATTT GGCAAGTTCATCCGAATTCATTTTGCCGCCAGTGGAAAGCTAGCTTCTGCTGACATTGAGACCT ACCTGCTGGAAAAATCTCGAGTCACATACCAGCTAAAGGCTGAAAGAGACTACCATATTTTCTACCAAATCCTGTCCCAGAAGAAGCCTGAGTTGCTTG AAATGCTGCTCATCACCAGCAACCCCTTTGACTACGCCTACATCTCCCAAGGAGAGACGACCGTAGCCTCCATCAATGACGCTGACGAGCTCATGTCCACTGAT GAAGCTTTTGATGTCCTGGGCTTCACTGTGGAAGAGAAGAACAGCATCTACAAGCTGACTGGAGCCATAATGCACCACGGCAACATGAAGTTCAAGCAGAAACAGCGtgaggagcaggcagaggctGATGGCACTGAGG ATGCTGACAAATCAGCGTACCTGATGGGCCTGAACTCTGCTGACCTCCTCAAGGGTGTGTGTCACCCGAGGGTCAAAGTAGGAAACGAGTGGGTCACCAAAGGACAGAGTGTCCAACAG GTGTACTACGGCATTAGTGCACTTGCTAAGTCAGTGTATGAGAAGATGTTCCTGTGGATGGTGGTGAGAATCAACCAGTCCCTGGACACCAGACAACCTCGTCAGTATTTCATAGGAGTGCTGGACATTGCTGGTTTTGAGATCTTTGAT TATAACACTTTTGAGCAGCTATGCATCAACTTCACGAATGAGAAACTGCAACAGTTTTTCAATCATCACATGTTTGTGCTGGAGCAAGAGGAGTATAAGAAAGAAGGCATTGAGTGGACATTCATAGATTTCGGAATGGACCTGCAAGCCTGTATTGACCTCATTGAAAAG CCTATGGGTATCATGTCCATCCTTGAAGAGGAGTGCATGTTCCCTAAAGCTAGTGATGCCACATTTAAAGCAAAGCTTTATGACAATCATCTGGGGAAATCCAACAACTTCCAGAAGCCAAGAGTTGTGAAAGGCAAACCGGAGGCCCATTTCTCCCTGGTTCATTATGCTGGCACTGTGGACTACAACATTTACAACTGGTTGGTGAAGAACAAGGACCCTCTGAATGAGACGGTTGTTGGACTTTACCAGAAATCCTCTCTAAAGTTACTTTCAATCCTATTTGCAAACTATGCTGGGGAGTCAG attcAAAGGGCAAAGGTGGAGCAAAGAAGAAGGGCTCTTCTTTCCAAACTGTGTCTGCTTTGCATAGG GAAAACTTAAACAAGTTGATGACGAACTTGAGGTCCACTCACCCCCACTTTGTGCGCTGCCTCATCCCCAATGAGACCAAGACTCCTGGGGCGATGGAAAACCCTCTGGTGATGCACCAGCTGCGCTGTAACGGTGTGCTGGAAGGCATCAGGATCTGCAGAAAGGGCTTCCCCAACAGGATTCTGTACGGGGACTTCAAACAGag ATACCGAATTCTAAATCCATCTTCCATCCCGGAGGGGCAATTCATAGACAGCAAAAAGTCTGCGGAGAAACTACTGGGTTCTCTGGATATTGACCATAACCAGTACAAATTAGGTCATACCAAG GTTTTCTTTAAAGCTGGCTTGCTTGGTCTGCTTGAGGAAATGCGAGATGACAGACTGGCTCTGATCATCACATCAATACAGGCTAGATCAAGAGGTCTCCTGGCAAGAGTTGAATTCCAAAAGATCCTTGAGCGCAG GGATTCTCTGTTGGTGATTAAATGGAATATTCGTGCCTTCATGGGAGTGAAGAACTGGCCCTGGATGATGCTTTATTTCAAGATTAAGCCTCTCTTAAAATCAGCAGAAACTGAGAAGGAGATGGCAAACATGAAAGAAGAGTTCACAAAGCTCAAAGAAGCCTTTGCTAAATCTGAAGTACGCAGAAAGGAATTGGAAGAAAAAATGGTCTCAGTTCTCCAAGAGAAGAATGACCTCCAACTATCAGTTCAGGCA GAGCAAGATAATCTCTCAGATGCGGAAGAAAGGTGTGAGGGGCTGATTAGGAGTAAGATCCAGTTTGAGGCCAAAATCAAAGAGCTGACCGAGAGactggaggatgaggaggagatgaattCTGATATGACAGcaaagaagaggaagctggaagATGAGTGCTCTGAGCTCAAGAAGGACATTGATGACCTGGAGCTCACCTTGGCTAAAGTGGAGAAAGAAAAGCACGCCACTGAGAACAAG GCAAAGAACCTGACTGAAGAAATGGTAGGTCTTGATGAAATCATTGCCAAGCTGACCAAGGAAAAGAAAGCTCTACAAGAAGCACATCAACAAAGTCTAGATGATCTGCAAAGTGAGGAGGTCAAAGTCAACACCCTCACCAAGGCCAAAGCCAAGCTGGAGCAGCAAGTGGATGAT CTTGAAGGCTCTCTAGAACAAGAAAAGAAGGTTAGAATGGACCTTGAAAGGGCCAAGAGGAAGTTGGAGGGTGACTTGAAGTTGACCCAGGAGAGTCTCATGGACTTAGAGAATGACAAGCAACAATTAgaagagcagctgaagaa AAAAGACTTTGAAATGAGTCAACTCACCAGCAAGATTGAGGATGAACAGACAATGGTCATTCAGCTCCAGAAAAAATGGAAGGAGTTACAG GCCCGTAtagaggagctggaggaagagCTTGAGGCAGAGCGAGCTGCCAGAGCTAAagtagagaaacagagagcagacCTGgccagagagctggaggagatcagtgagaggctggaggaggccGGTGGAGCCACTGCTTCCCAGATTGAGATGAACAAGAAGAGGGAGGCAGAGTTCCAGAAGCTACGCAGAGACCTTGAAGAGGCAACTCTGCAGCACGAAACTACGGCCGCCACCCTCAGGAAGAAACAAGCCGACAGTGTGGCTGACCTGGGAGAGCAGATAGACAACCTGCAGAGAGTCAAGCagaagctggagaaggagaagagtgagcTCAGACTGGAGCTGGATGATGTGGTCTCAAGTATGGAACATGTTGTTAAGAATAAG GCGAACCTAGAGAAGATGTGCAGAACCCTAGAGGACCAGATGAATGAGTTCAGAACCCGGGCAGAGGAAGGCCAGCGCAGCATCAGTGATTTTAACATGCAAAGAGCCAGGCTTCAGACTGAAAATG CTGAGCTGTCAAGGCAGGTTGAGGAAAAGGACTCTCTAGTTTCTCAGTTGACCAGAGGCAAGCTGTCCTACACCCAACAAATTGAGGACCTAAaaagacagctggaggaggaggtcaaG GCCAAGAACGCTCTTGCTCATGCAGTGCAGTCTGCTCGCCATGACTGTGACCTGCTCAGAGAGCAGTatgaagaggagcaggaggccaaGGCTGAGCTGCAGAGATCCATGTCCAAGGCCAACTCTGAGGTGGCTCAGTGGAGAACCAAGTACGAGACTGATGCCATCCAGAGGACTGAGGAGCTGGAGGATAGCAA GAAGAAACTGGCTCAGCGCTTGCAAGATGCTGAGGAAGCTGTGGAGgctgtaaatgctaaatgctctTCCTTGGAGAAGACCAAACACAGGCTCCACAATGAGATTGAAGATCTCATGGTAGATGTTGAAAGATCCAATGCTGCAGCTGCTGTCTTAGACAAGAAACAAAGGAACTTTGACAAG GTCTTGGCAGAGTGGAAGCAGAAGTTTGAAGAGTCCCAGACAGAGCTGGAGAGCTCCCAGAAGGAGGCCAGGGCTTTGAGCACAGAGCTCTTCAAACTGAAAAACTCCTATGAAGAAGCTCTGGATCACTTGGAGACAatgaagagggagaacaagaacCTTCAAG AGGAGATCTCCGATCTCACTGAGCAACTTGGTGAGAGTGGCAAGAGTGTCCATGAGTTAGAAAAAAATCGTAAGCAGCTGGATCAAGAGAAAACTGAGATTCAAGGGGCTTTGGAAGAAGCAGAG GCCTCCCTTGAACATGAGGAAAGTAAGATTCTGAGGGCCCAGCTTGAGTTCAACCAAGTAAAGGCTGACATTGAGCGCAAACTTACTGAAAAAGATGAAGAGACGGAGCAGGCCAAAAGAAATCAGCAGAGAGTTATAGACATCCTGCAGAGTTCCCTTGAATCAGAAACACGTAGCAGGAATGAGGCCCTCAGGAttaagaagaagatggagagcGACCTCAATGAGATGGAGATCCAGCTGAGTCAGGCCAACAGGCAGGCAGCAGAGTCCCAGAAGCATCTTCGAGGTATCCATGCGAATCTGAAG GATGCTCAGCTGCAGCTAGATGAGTCTCTCCGTGCCAATGATGATCTCAAGGAAAACTTTGCCATAGTAGAGAGACGCAACAGCCTGCAGCAGgccgagctggaggagctgaggaaCGTGGTGGAACAGACGGAGAGAGGCCGTAAACTGGCTGAGCAAGAGCTGCTGGACGTCAGTGAGAGGGTGCAGCTTCTACACTCACAG AACACCAGCCTCCTGAACCAGAGGAAGAAGCTGGAGAACGACACAAGCCAGCTTCAGGGTGAGGTGGAAGAGGCAGTGCAGGAGTGCAGAAATGCTGAGGAGAAGGCCAAGAAGGCCATCACTGATGCTGCCATGATGgctgaggagctgaagaaggagcaggacaCCAGTGCTCACCTGGAGCGCATGAAGAAGAACATGGAGCAGACCATTAAGGATCTGCAGCACCGCCTTGATGAGGCAGAACAAATCGCCATGAAGGGAGGCAAGAAGCAAATTCAGAAGCTGGAGGCTAGG gtgAGAGAACTGGAAAATGAAGTTGAAATGGAGCAAAAGCAGAGCAGCGACTCTATAAAGGGTCTTCGTAAATATGAACGCCGCATCAAAGAGCTCACCTACCAG AATGAAGAGGACAAGAAGAATCTATCCCGACTGCAAGATCTGGTGGACAAATTGCAGCTGAAGGTCAAAGCCTACAAGAGGAATGCAGAGGAGGCT GAGGAACAGTCCAACACCAACATGGGCAAGTTCCGGAAGATCCAGCATGAGCTGGATGAGGCTGAGGAGAGAGCCGACATCGCTGAGTCTCAAGTCAACAAGCTGCGTGCCAAGAGCAGGGATGTAGGTCCCAAGGTTAGTAGCATAGCAACCATATGA
- the map4l gene encoding microtubule-associated protein 4, which translates to MSSQRSDYSERCPAPSTQGWDWHQEQAGRPRASTQVEQHGPGLPVKAQEELKVSGCQGNKGGACLGSAGESPTSPLSSSSSTSPASPGKPHPNNGTSASLTPGSSLPLHPATPLPPTSFGAAPSFPKTVPAPALVPPPGPNYCVIDVVADSYADVSDDDDDDDDEDDKSVAWPAGGAWRDTQQRQTVTRTTSDSSRLTVPTSPQLPDKYPGKPAPMQEQKQLQQQQQQQQQQQQQSASKRSPAVEQKPFPVPPAALSPSRSPSRTTSSSPQLQRNGSPVTPEAWHTERRQSVPAAASTDTFDSCHTKAVVNVKEDKMFKQEKADPFSKGDSFNMFEKTDKPEKVEKMDNFEKKEKDDETKKIENADKTQKSENIIKDDKMEKQDNKAEKNEKLEKVDKPEKTNKEEKEEKKVNNEKTDKAAKGEKNEKAGKGTAKSPTAKSPTANGSKDLISPDKAKPTVGSTKPSAAKTRPNSLSTADSAATQNRTSPTARPAADKKSPAPKATTPSSGMKRPPPNEAKAKTPENGTSQRRPPGPKANGAPASRTGTSAPSARRASVSKTESKPGEAKKPSPGKTPSARPKTSHTPTPDSATPATTNGTPRRTRITKPPVPKQTVLEKKPPVPRAPRKPLSHAPMPDLKNVRSKIGSTDNMKYQPGSGKVSAAQGRSDALAKASLSKETGQSKVQIAHKKLDFSHITSRCGSKDNIKHVPGGGNFQIQNKKVDLSKVTAKLGSKDNMKYKPGGGDVKIETNKGNGKAKGSKMGSMDNVGQEQGNGNGKAEGAKEKAGESPSPPGTNQTAASASVAKENGVKESTFMPMPVPSVGEGLRDPPQGMDKHITGTN; encoded by the exons GCACCCTCTACCCAGGGCTGGGATTGGCACCAGGAGCAGGCTGGCAGACCGCGGGCATCCACCCAAGTGGAGCAGCACGGACCGGGTCTCCCCGTCAAAGCGCAGGAGGAGCTGAAGGTGTCAGGTTGTCAGGGAAACAAGGGTGGGGCATGTCTGGGCAGCGCTGGGGAGAGCCCCACCAGCCCGCTGTCGTCGTCCTCCTCGACGTCTCCAGCGTCTCCTGGGAAACCTCACCCAAACAACGGGACCAGCGCCAGCCTCACCCCAgggtcctctctccctctccaccccgcCACGCCCCTGCCCCCCACCTCCTTCGGTGCTGCACCGTCCTTTCCAAAGACTGTCCCGGCTCCCGCCCTGGTCCCGCCTCCAGGCCCCAACTACTGTGTGATTGACGTGGTGGCCGACAGCTACGCAGATGTGagtgacgacgacgacgacgatgatgatgaggatgacaaGAGTGTTGCgtggccagcagggggcgcaTGGAGAGACACGCAGCAGCGCCAAACGGTGACGCGCACCACCTCTGACTCCTCCCGCCTCACTGTGCCCACCAGTCCCCAGCTGCCAGACAAGTACCCCGGCAAACCCGCCCCGATGCAGGAGCaaaagcagctgcagcagcagcagcaacaacaacaacaacaacaacagcagtctGCCTCCAAACGCTCCCCCGCTGTGGAGCAGAAGCCCTTCCCAGTTCCACCTGctgccctctccccctcccggAGCCCCAGCCGGACCACCAGCAGCTCCCCGCAGCTGCAGCGCAACGGCAGCCCCGTTACACCTGAGGcctggcacacagagagacgccAGTCAGTGCCCGCAGCAGCCTCCACTGACACCTTCGACAGCTGCCACACCAAGGCAGTGGTGAATG TGAAGGAGGACAAGATGTTCAAACAGGAGAAAGCGGACCCCTTTAGCAAGGGAGACTCTTTCAACATGTTCGAGAAGACGGATAAACCGGAGAAGGTGGAGAAGATGGATAACTttgagaagaaggagaaagacgaCGAGACTAAAAAGATAGAAAACGCGGATAAGACTCAGAAGAGCGAGAATATCATCAAAGACGACAAGATGGAGAAACAGGACAACAAAGCTGAGAAGAACGAGAAGCTGGAGAAAGTGGACAAGCCTGAGAAGACCaacaaggaggagaaagaggagaagaaggtgaACAATGAAAAGACTGACAAGGCAGCCAAAGGGGAAAAGAACGAAAAGGCTGGAAAAGGTACCGCCAAGTCCCCAACCGCCAAGTCCCCAACAGCTAACGGCAGCAAAGACCTGATCAGCCCAGACAAGGCTAAG CCAACTGTAGGGTCAACCAAACCAAGCGCAGCCAAAACAAGACCAAACTCGCTGTCCACGGCAGACAGTGCTGCCACACAAAATCGCACGTCCCCTACAGCCAGGCCTGCTGCCGATAAAAAAAGCCCGGCCCCCAAGGCCACCACCCCATCTAGTGGCATGAAGCGACCCCCACCCAATGAGGCTAAAGCCAAG ACACCAGAAAATGGCACTAGCCAACGGCGACCCCCAGGGCCAAAGGCCAATGGAGCTCCTGCATCTCGCACCGGCACCAGCGCCCCCTCTGCCCGCCGCGCCTCAG TCTCAAAAACCGAGAGCAAACCAGGAGAGGCGAAGAAGCCCAGCCCAGGCAAGACGCCATCAG CCCGCCCCAAGACGAGCCACACACCGACCCCTGACTCTGCCACACCGGCAACCACCAACGGCACCCCTCGTCGCACCCGCATCACCAAACCCCCCGTGCCCAAGCAGACAGTGCTTGAGAAGAAGCCCCCTGTCCCGCGGGCCCCCAGGAAGCCCCTCTCCCATGCACCCATGCCCGACTTGAAGAACGTCCGCTCCAAAATCGGCTCGACGGACAACATGAAATACCAGCCTGGCAGCGGAAAG GTGTCTGCAGCCCAGGGCAGGAGTGATGCTCTGGCAAAGGCCTCCCTCTCCAAAGAGACCGGCCAGAGCAAA GTTCAGATAGCTCACAAAAAACTGGACTTCAGTCACATCACCTCCCGCTGTGGCTCCAAGGACAATATCAAGCATGTCCCTGGTGGAGGGAAT TTTCAGATTCAAAATAAAAAGGTGGATTTAAGCAAAGTGACCGCCAAGCTTGGCTCCAAGGACAACATGAAGTACAAGCCAG GAGGTGGCGATGTCAAGATTGAGACCAACAAGGGGAATGGCAAGGCCAAGGGATCTAAAATGGGATCTATGGACAATGTTGGCCAAGAACAAGGAAATGGCAATGGCAAG gctGAGGGGGCTAAagagaaggcaggagagagCCCATCCCCCCCTGGTACCAATCAGACAGCTGCGTCAGCCAGCGTGGCAAAGGAGAATGGGGTGAAGGAGAGCACCTTCATGCCCATGCCGGTGCCCTCTGTGGGCGAGGGGCTCCGAGACCCCCCGCAGGGCATGGACAAGCACATCACTGGGACAA ATTGA